A genomic window from Flintibacter sp. KGMB00164 includes:
- a CDS encoding putative manganese-dependent inorganic diphosphatase has product MTNQELNTHQIKVIGHCNPDTDSICSAIAYSRLKNMIDPDHPCKPCRAGLLNRETEFVLNYFNVPAPQLYTDVRSQIRDVDIRRMAGVDGEMSLRSAWVTMRDQEIDTLCVVDEEQNLKGVITVKDVATANMDVLDTYILAEAKTSYQNIIDTLGATVVVGDVEGKRVEGSIIIGSGSPEQMEKAISKGDIVIVGNRIESQLTALEMDAGCLVVCMDSKISRTICMLAEEKGCIILSTTCNTYVAGQMIRQAAPIRHYMVQKNLLYFNLNTSVEAATKRMASVRFRYFPILDDEGKYVGVVSRRNMMNLRKKQIILVDHNEKSQAVDGIDQAEVLEIIDHHRIGSMETEGPVYFRNVPVGCTCTIIYQMYLENAAEIDPTTAGLMLSAILSDTLMFRSPTCTPMDERAARALAEIAGVDLEKYADAMFEAGGDITGKTAEEVFRGDYKIFTSGEVRFGVGQGSYMSQKNRLASEKLLGPYLPIALEKQGLDFIFYMFTDVRSASTDLLMAGKGAQRLVEHAFGVEVKDGMAVLPQVVSRKKQMVPALISAVKQAMEESDQQSAAG; this is encoded by the coding sequence ATGACCAATCAGGAACTGAACACCCATCAGATCAAGGTGATCGGCCACTGCAACCCGGATACAGACTCCATCTGTTCCGCCATTGCATACAGCCGGCTGAAAAATATGATCGACCCCGACCACCCCTGCAAGCCCTGCCGGGCCGGTCTTCTCAACCGGGAGACCGAGTTTGTCCTCAATTATTTTAACGTACCTGCACCGCAGCTCTACACCGACGTGCGCTCCCAGATCCGGGACGTGGACATCCGCCGCATGGCGGGCGTGGACGGCGAAATGAGCCTGCGCAGCGCCTGGGTCACCATGCGTGACCAGGAGATCGACACCCTGTGTGTGGTGGACGAGGAGCAAAATCTGAAAGGCGTTATCACCGTAAAAGACGTGGCCACCGCCAACATGGACGTGCTGGACACCTACATCCTGGCCGAGGCCAAAACCAGCTATCAGAACATCATCGACACCCTGGGCGCCACCGTGGTGGTGGGCGACGTGGAGGGCAAGCGGGTCGAGGGCAGCATCATTATCGGCTCGGGCAGCCCCGAACAGATGGAGAAGGCCATCTCCAAGGGTGACATCGTCATTGTGGGCAACCGCATTGAAAGCCAGCTCACCGCCCTGGAGATGGATGCAGGCTGTCTGGTGGTGTGCATGGACAGCAAGATCTCCCGCACCATCTGCATGCTGGCCGAGGAAAAGGGCTGCATCATCCTCAGCACCACCTGCAACACCTATGTGGCCGGGCAGATGATCCGCCAGGCTGCTCCCATCCGCCACTACATGGTGCAGAAAAATCTGCTCTACTTTAACCTGAACACCTCGGTGGAGGCGGCCACCAAGCGCATGGCCTCGGTACGTTTCCGCTACTTCCCTATTCTGGACGACGAGGGCAAGTATGTGGGCGTGGTCTCCCGCCGAAACATGATGAACCTGCGGAAAAAGCAGATCATTCTGGTGGACCACAACGAGAAGAGCCAGGCCGTGGACGGCATTGACCAGGCCGAGGTGCTGGAGATCATCGACCACCACCGCATCGGTTCCATGGAGACCGAGGGTCCCGTCTATTTCCGCAATGTCCCGGTGGGCTGCACCTGCACCATCATCTACCAGATGTACCTGGAAAATGCAGCGGAGATCGACCCCACCACCGCCGGACTCATGCTCTCCGCCATCCTCTCCGACACCCTGATGTTCCGCAGCCCCACCTGCACCCCCATGGACGAGCGGGCCGCCCGGGCACTGGCCGAGATCGCCGGGGTGGACCTGGAGAAGTACGCCGACGCCATGTTTGAGGCGGGCGGCGACATCACCGGCAAGACCGCCGAGGAGGTCTTCCGGGGCGACTACAAGATTTTCACCAGCGGCGAGGTGCGCTTCGGCGTGGGCCAGGGCAGCTACATGAGCCAGAAAAACCGTCTGGCCAGCGAAAAGCTGCTGGGTCCCTACCTGCCCATCGCCCTGGAGAAGCAGGGGCTGGACTTCATCTTCTACATGTTCACCGATGTACGCTCGGCCAGCACCGACCTGCTCATGGCGGGCAAGGGAGCCCAGCGTCTGGTGGAGCACGCCTTCGGCGTGGAGGTCAAGGACGGCATGGCAGTTCTGCCCCAGGTGGTCAGCCGGAAAAAGCAGATGGTCCCTGCTCTCATCAGCGCCGTGAAACAGGCCATGGAGGAATCCGACCAGCAAAGCGCCGCAGGCTGA
- a CDS encoding DUF2752 domain-containing protein: MKERLKKLTIGGAALVGLGVAYTVLILVIGRGLYCPVWKLTGLLCPGCGVTRMCLALLRLDVAAAWRANAALLLALPVLLLLAARMAVRYVRTGQKLPSRGEERVFWVLLIYFLAWGVLRNLLA, translated from the coding sequence GTGAAAGAACGCCTGAAAAAGCTGACCATTGGGGGTGCGGCCCTGGTGGGATTGGGAGTGGCCTACACCGTTCTGATCCTTGTCATCGGCCGGGGACTGTATTGCCCGGTCTGGAAGCTGACCGGCCTTCTGTGTCCCGGCTGCGGGGTGACCCGGATGTGTCTGGCCCTGTTGCGCCTGGATGTGGCGGCAGCCTGGCGGGCCAACGCGGCCCTGCTGCTGGCCCTGCCGGTGCTGCTTTTGCTGGCGGCGCGCATGGCGGTGCGCTATGTGCGTACCGGCCAAAAGCTGCCCAGCCGGGGAGAGGAGCGGGTTTTCTGGGTCCTGCTCATTTACTTTCTGGCCTGGGGCGTCCTGCGCAATCTGCTGGCCTGA
- a CDS encoding DUF4234 domain-containing protein: MVRPRSIPLSIVLSIITCGIYGIYWFVSLTDEVNEVTQEYDTSGIVAFLLSLVTCGIYSIYWGYKMGDKLDRARMRNNIPAGSFPILFLVLNIFGLSIVTCAIIQSELNHYTPVQPL, translated from the coding sequence ATGGTTCGACCTCGCAGTATTCCCTTAAGTATTGTACTGTCCATTATTACATGCGGTATTTACGGCATCTATTGGTTCGTCAGCCTCACCGATGAGGTAAACGAAGTGACCCAGGAGTATGATACCTCCGGGATCGTAGCATTTCTGCTCAGCCTCGTCACCTGCGGCATTTATAGCATCTACTGGGGCTACAAGATGGGTGACAAGCTGGACCGGGCGCGGATGCGCAACAATATACCGGCCGGTTCCTTCCCCATTCTGTTTCTGGTGCTGAATATTTTCGGCCTGAGCATCGTCACCTGCGCCATTATCCAGAGTGAGCTGAACCACTATACCCCTGTACAGCCCCTGTGA
- a CDS encoding orotate phosphoribosyltransferase, which yields MNIRSKLNPKVEVSVIAGHFATRHSHNSHYIDITRMKHEHTMAREAAMTLAQRYAYDKGVDTIVCLDGSEVLGAFLARHLTKNDRFAVNSDKNINVITPEYDSNGQLIFRDNLSPMVTGKDVLILISTVNSGKSVRRAVECVQYYGGKVQGIASGFSTLDAVDDIPIYSLFTPEDIPGYATYSPKDCAMCAQGLKIDALSNSYGLSRL from the coding sequence ATGAATATCCGGTCCAAACTGAACCCCAAGGTAGAGGTATCCGTGATTGCAGGCCACTTTGCCACCCGTCACTCTCACAATTCCCACTACATCGACATCACCCGCATGAAGCACGAACACACCATGGCCCGGGAGGCTGCCATGACGCTGGCCCAGCGCTACGCCTACGACAAGGGTGTGGACACCATTGTCTGTCTGGATGGCAGCGAGGTGCTGGGTGCCTTCCTGGCCCGTCATCTCACTAAGAATGACCGTTTTGCCGTCAACAGTGATAAAAACATCAATGTCATCACCCCCGAGTACGATTCCAACGGCCAGCTGATCTTCCGTGACAACCTGTCTCCCATGGTTACCGGCAAGGATGTGCTGATCCTCATTTCTACCGTCAACTCCGGCAAGAGCGTACGCCGGGCGGTGGAGTGCGTGCAGTACTACGGCGGCAAGGTGCAGGGCATCGCCTCGGGATTCAGTACCCTGGATGCGGTGGACGATATCCCCATTTACAGCCTCTTTACCCCCGAGGATATTCCCGGATATGCCACCTACTCCCCCAAGGACTGCGCCATGTGTGCCCAGGGTCTTAAAATCGACGCCCTGTCCAACAGCTACGGCCTGTCCCGTCTGTAA
- the asnS gene encoding asparagine--tRNA ligase yields the protein MDRTTIAAIFADQEALGGQTVTVCGWARTIRDMKTFGFIELNDGSCFKNLQIVMDANVLDNYKEIAGQNVGAALIVTGTVVLTPGAKQPLEVKADTIAVEGPSAPDYPLQKKRHSVEFLRTIQHLRPRTNLFSAAFRVRSATAHAIHCFFQDQGFVYVHTPIITASDCEGAGEMFQVTTLDLENVPKNEDGTVDYSKDFFGKRANLTVSGQLNCENFAMAFGNVYTFGPTFRAEKSNTQRHAAEFWMIEPEMAFADLNDYMDNAEAMIKYVIRYVLDKCPDEINFFNSFVDKGLKERLEHVASSDFARVSYTDAVKILEENNDKFDFKVYWGCDLQTEHERYLTEQVYKRPVFVTDYPKEIKAFYMRQNDDGKTVAAADCLVPGIGELIGGSQREERLELLENRIQELGMDPKDYWWYCDLRRYGSCRHAGYGLGFERMVMYLTGVNNIRDVELHPRTWGNAEF from the coding sequence ATGGATCGCACCACCATTGCCGCCATTTTTGCGGATCAGGAGGCGCTGGGCGGCCAGACGGTCACCGTCTGCGGCTGGGCCCGCACCATCCGAGACATGAAGACCTTTGGCTTTATCGAGCTCAACGACGGCTCCTGCTTTAAGAATCTTCAGATCGTCATGGACGCCAACGTGCTGGACAATTATAAGGAGATCGCCGGCCAGAACGTAGGCGCCGCCCTGATCGTCACCGGCACTGTGGTGCTCACCCCCGGCGCCAAGCAGCCCCTGGAGGTAAAGGCCGACACCATCGCTGTGGAGGGTCCCTCCGCCCCCGACTATCCCCTGCAGAAGAAGCGCCACAGCGTGGAGTTCCTGCGCACCATCCAGCACCTGCGTCCCCGGACCAACCTGTTCTCCGCCGCCTTCCGGGTCCGCTCCGCTACGGCCCACGCCATCCACTGCTTCTTCCAGGACCAGGGCTTTGTCTATGTCCACACCCCCATCATCACCGCCAGCGACTGCGAGGGCGCCGGTGAGATGTTCCAGGTGACCACTCTGGACCTGGAGAACGTGCCCAAGAACGAGGACGGCACCGTGGACTACTCCAAGGACTTCTTCGGCAAGCGGGCCAACCTGACCGTGTCCGGCCAGCTCAACTGTGAGAACTTTGCCATGGCCTTCGGCAACGTGTACACCTTCGGCCCCACCTTCCGTGCTGAGAAGTCCAACACCCAGCGCCACGCCGCCGAGTTCTGGATGATCGAGCCCGAGATGGCCTTTGCCGACCTGAACGACTACATGGACAACGCCGAGGCGATGATCAAGTATGTCATCCGCTATGTGCTGGACAAGTGCCCCGATGAGATCAACTTCTTCAACTCCTTCGTGGACAAGGGCCTCAAGGAGCGCCTGGAGCACGTGGCCTCCTCCGACTTCGCCCGTGTGAGCTACACCGACGCGGTGAAGATCCTGGAGGAAAACAACGACAAGTTTGACTTTAAGGTCTACTGGGGCTGCGATCTGCAGACTGAGCACGAGCGCTACCTCACCGAGCAGGTGTACAAGCGCCCTGTGTTCGTCACCGACTACCCCAAGGAGATCAAGGCCTTCTATATGCGCCAGAACGACGACGGCAAGACCGTTGCTGCCGCCGACTGCCTGGTGCCCGGTATCGGCGAGCTCATCGGCGGCTCCCAGCGTGAGGAGCGCCTGGAGCTGCTGGAGAACCGTATCCAGGAGCTGGGCATGGACCCCAAGGACTACTGGTGGTACTGCGACCTGCGGCGCTACGGCTCCTGCCGCCACGCTGGCTACGGCCTGGGCTTCGAGCGTATGGTGATGTACCTCACCGGCGTGAACAACATCCGCGACGTGGAGCTGCATCCCAGAACTTGGGGCAACGCCGAATTCTAA
- a CDS encoding helix-turn-helix domain-containing protein produces the protein MSTNEKGTPQSRTYTVNDIAAILGIGRASAYKLANSGLFKTIRIGNMIRISRKSFEDWLKAEGLDDEME, from the coding sequence ATGAGCACCAACGAAAAAGGGACGCCCCAAAGCAGAACATACACTGTGAATGACATCGCAGCCATTCTCGGTATCGGCCGCGCTTCGGCCTATAAACTCGCAAACTCAGGATTGTTCAAGACGATCCGCATCGGCAACATGATCCGCATCTCCAGGAAGTCCTTTGAGGATTGGCTGAAAGCGGAGGGGCTGGACGACGAAATGGAATAA
- a CDS encoding SIR2 family protein: protein MELNVGIKHIIDGNAIIIMGAGASYGAKNAFGDFPSGSRLASELYKKCDIDPDDENDLQDAAQCYEERFSTSSLISEIRTLLTCSSFTKSHTTIYSLPWMRYYTTNYDDVAMLAARENGIAITPVTLSSHVREYADRERLCVHINGHLGHLTETTIHGEFKLTANSYMSRDHIMNSEWGTLLLNDLETAKSIFIVGLSLKYDLDLSRILFSPDFISKTILISSPDLSNNAENRLKRYGTVYKIGVDNFAETIQEVQKTYTPQIKDEADRLYTAFLHDYKRKYCFQAPTPEDVFGLFLNGKYVDSLYYKTDGTYGAFVYRDIFSDIECAILNGKRILFIHSDMGNGKTACINELRHLLSKQEIHVFILTNAESTKLSEEISAISNLSKTSKVLVIIDDYTSYIDILKKFTLFDNKQIQFVLTARTALNHNKMPSVLSDFAVQENDSAIFNLNRVDDTGIDHCIKVFERYGLFGKRAGLTRKQKKDYLISPRKCSRKFQAIMLDVIQSQVLSSKVEELVENIKSSSKQYYNAVIIILLTKMMNLRLSVLDIERILDLTISSDALFRSNPAILELISFDSDGKITMKSSVTARYILQKVSTPETVITALNSVATYAAKYPSIAKFSQVLTSIISYSHIHSFLRGFRDSDRVILSYYDELSKLSYYEQSNFFWLQYAIACIEIKRFDRAQRYLDTAYGLIPEDFVPFQINNQQARFYLESILCGNSLNPLKDFEAAHKLLMLPISSPNDNEYNVVQLFGYYCRKRMQLVMADKEYREVYKAACKDAHNRISQFTKNHPMYERYLRDLKFKLMRAYVD, encoded by the coding sequence GTGGAGCTAAATGTAGGAATTAAACATATTATTGATGGAAATGCAATCATTATTATGGGGGCAGGAGCATCCTATGGAGCTAAAAATGCTTTTGGTGACTTTCCCTCTGGGTCTCGTTTGGCAAGTGAACTTTATAAAAAATGTGATATAGACCCTGATGACGAGAATGATCTTCAAGATGCTGCACAATGCTATGAGGAACGTTTCTCTACTTCAAGTCTTATTTCAGAAATTAGAACATTGCTCACATGCAGTTCTTTTACAAAATCTCATACAACAATTTATTCACTACCTTGGATGAGGTACTATACAACAAACTACGATGATGTAGCTATGTTAGCAGCGAGAGAAAATGGCATTGCTATTACTCCGGTAACTCTTTCTTCGCATGTCCGAGAATATGCTGATCGAGAAAGATTGTGCGTCCACATTAATGGTCATCTTGGCCATCTTACTGAAACAACTATTCACGGTGAGTTTAAACTAACTGCTAATAGCTATATGTCCCGAGATCATATTATGAATTCTGAATGGGGGACTCTCCTTTTAAATGATCTCGAAACAGCAAAAAGCATTTTTATTGTTGGATTATCACTTAAATATGATTTAGATTTAAGTAGGATTTTATTTAGCCCAGATTTTATATCAAAAACAATACTAATAAGTAGTCCTGACTTATCAAATAATGCTGAAAATAGGCTAAAGAGATATGGTACTGTATATAAAATAGGCGTTGATAACTTTGCTGAAACAATACAAGAGGTCCAAAAAACATATACTCCACAGATTAAAGACGAAGCAGATAGATTGTATACCGCATTTTTACACGATTATAAGCGAAAGTATTGTTTTCAGGCACCCACTCCCGAAGATGTTTTTGGCCTCTTTTTAAATGGCAAATATGTAGATTCACTGTACTATAAAACAGATGGAACATATGGTGCATTTGTCTATAGAGACATTTTTTCCGATATTGAATGTGCAATTTTGAATGGAAAGAGAATATTGTTTATTCATTCTGACATGGGAAATGGGAAAACCGCATGCATTAATGAGTTGAGGCATTTACTTTCCAAACAGGAAATCCATGTTTTTATTCTGACTAATGCAGAATCCACGAAGTTAAGTGAAGAGATATCCGCAATATCAAATTTGTCAAAAACTAGCAAAGTTTTAGTCATAATTGATGACTACACAAGCTATATTGATATTCTTAAAAAATTTACTCTGTTTGATAATAAGCAGATACAATTTGTTTTGACTGCACGTACTGCACTAAATCACAACAAAATGCCGTCCGTCTTAAGCGACTTTGCAGTTCAAGAAAATGATAGTGCAATTTTCAACCTCAATAGAGTAGATGACACTGGAATAGATCACTGCATAAAAGTATTTGAAAGATACGGGCTATTTGGTAAACGCGCAGGACTAACACGAAAGCAAAAGAAAGACTATCTTATTAGTCCCAGAAAATGTAGTCGTAAATTCCAAGCAATTATGCTTGATGTAATCCAGTCCCAAGTGTTAAGCTCTAAAGTTGAAGAATTGGTAGAAAACATTAAAAGTTCATCGAAGCAATATTATAATGCTGTCATCATTATTCTTTTAACAAAAATGATGAACTTGCGGTTATCTGTTCTTGATATTGAACGTATTCTTGATTTGACTATTTCTTCTGATGCACTATTTAGATCAAATCCGGCAATTTTAGAACTTATTTCTTTTGATTCTGACGGTAAGATTACTATGAAATCGTCTGTTACGGCTAGATATATATTGCAAAAAGTATCTACGCCAGAAACGGTTATTACAGCGTTAAATAGTGTGGCAACTTATGCGGCAAAGTATCCTTCTATAGCAAAATTTTCCCAGGTTCTAACATCTATAATTTCATATTCCCATATTCATTCATTTTTGCGTGGTTTTAGAGATTCTGATAGGGTCATCCTGTCATATTATGATGAATTAAGCAAGTTGAGCTATTATGAACAGAGTAATTTCTTTTGGTTGCAATATGCGATAGCGTGTATTGAAATTAAAAGATTTGATCGTGCACAACGTTATTTGGATACTGCCTATGGACTAATTCCTGAAGATTTTGTCCCATTCCAAATAAATAACCAACAAGCGCGTTTCTACTTAGAATCTATTCTCTGTGGAAATTCGCTTAATCCACTAAAAGACTTTGAAGCAGCTCACAAATTACTCATGTTGCCGATTTCGTCACCAAATGATAACGAATACAATGTAGTTCAATTATTTGGATACTATTGTAGAAAACGGATGCAACTTGTGATGGCCGATAAAGAATACCGAGAAGTCTATAAAGCGGCCTGCAAAGATGCACATAACAGAATATCTCAATTTACCAAAAATCACCCTATGTATGAACGGTATCTTAGAGATTTAAAATTCAAACTAATGCGTGCATATGTTGACTAA
- a CDS encoding DUF6017 domain-containing protein, translating to MAVFRIEKTRDYTVMSNHHLRNAGLSLKSKGLLSMMLSLPEDWNYTTRGLAKICKEGTDSIGSALKELERAGYIVRNRLRDSKGKIVDVEYVIYETPHPPDTGQPCEDEPDAACPDTENPDMDNPCLENRPQLNKEKRNPEKQNTDSSSTEGSNPVQSSPQTPAECSRTGRDWMRERESYRELILENIEYDYLCRDDRLDRDMLNELVELMVDTVCSRRETIRIAGDDYPAEVVKSRFLKLNSSHIEYVLDRMRENTTYVRNIKKYLLAALYNAPATIDSYYASLVNHDLYGGGERR from the coding sequence ATGGCGGTATTTCGTATTGAGAAAACCCGTGACTACACGGTGATGTCCAACCACCACCTGCGCAATGCGGGGCTGTCCCTGAAATCCAAAGGGCTGCTCTCCATGATGCTATCCCTGCCGGAGGACTGGAACTACACCACCAGGGGCCTGGCGAAAATCTGCAAGGAGGGCACGGACAGCATCGGTTCCGCCCTGAAGGAGCTGGAACGGGCCGGGTACATAGTCCGCAATCGGCTGCGGGACAGCAAGGGCAAAATCGTGGATGTGGAGTATGTCATCTACGAGACGCCCCATCCCCCGGACACGGGTCAGCCGTGTGAGGACGAGCCGGATGCGGCTTGTCCAGATACGGAAAACCCGGATATGGATAACCCATGTCTGGAAAACCGGCCGCAATTAAATAAAGAGAAAAGAAATCCTGAAAAACAAAATACTGATTCATCAAGTACGGAAGGATCAAATCCTGTCCAATCAAGCCCCCAAACCCCCGCAGAGTGTAGCCGGACCGGACGGGACTGGATGCGAGAGCGAGAGAGCTATCGGGAACTGATTTTGGAGAACATCGAGTATGACTATCTATGCCGGGATGACCGGCTGGATCGGGATATGCTGAATGAGTTGGTGGAACTCATGGTGGATACCGTCTGTTCCCGCAGGGAGACGATCCGCATTGCCGGGGACGACTATCCGGCGGAGGTGGTCAAATCCCGGTTCCTGAAGCTGAACAGTTCTCACATTGAGTATGTGTTGGACCGTATGCGGGAGAACACCACCTATGTCCGCAACATCAAGAAATATCTGCTGGCTGCCCTGTATAACGCCCCGGCCACCATCGACAGCTACTATGCGTCCCTGGTGAACCACGACCTGTACGGCGGCGGAGAAAGGAGATGA
- a CDS encoding PcfB family protein, whose product MQEEVTQRTVALCVEATKLSAGMLQQAMKKVLDEMQKGVTGHKTKLHHGKQTLRQLMKHNTGVSNIEITDQNIRAFSATAKKYGIDFALKKDTSGEIPRYLVFFKGRDADVITAAFREFSAKNLEKEKKPSIRKELEQAKQQAKAQHRQREKVKTKDRGVEL is encoded by the coding sequence ATGCAGGAAGAAGTCACCCAGCGTACCGTTGCCCTCTGCGTGGAGGCCACCAAGCTTTCCGCCGGGATGCTGCAACAGGCCATGAAAAAAGTGCTGGACGAGATGCAGAAAGGAGTGACCGGCCACAAGACCAAGCTGCACCACGGCAAGCAGACCCTCCGGCAGCTTATGAAGCACAACACCGGCGTTTCCAACATCGAGATCACCGACCAGAACATCCGGGCCTTTTCCGCCACCGCCAAGAAGTACGGCATTGACTTTGCGCTGAAAAAGGACACCAGCGGCGAGATACCCCGCTACCTGGTGTTCTTCAAGGGACGGGATGCCGACGTCATCACGGCGGCCTTCCGGGAGTTCTCCGCAAAGAACCTGGAGAAAGAGAAAAAGCCCTCCATCCGCAAGGAGCTGGAGCAGGCGAAGCAGCAGGCCAAAGCCCAGCACCGCCAGCGGGAGAAGGTCAAGACCAAAGACCGGGGTGTGGAATTATGA
- a CDS encoding recombinase family protein codes for MRNEKITPLYERLSRDDELQGESNSISNQKQMLEDFARRNGLPNPTHFTDDGISGTRFDRPGFLAMMEEVEAGRVEAIVIKDMSRLGRDYLKVGQVMEVLRQRGVRLIAINDGVDSLKGDDDFTPFRNIMNEFYARDTSRKIRSVFKSKGMSGKHLTGTVIYGYLWDEKREHWLVDGEAAEVVRRIFSLTLEGYGPYQIACKLSADRIEIPVVHLARFNEGVNRSKPVKDPYGWGSSTIVNILKKREYLGHTINFKTRKHFKDKKSHYVSEDEWTIFENTHEAIIDQQTFDLAQKIRSNVRRYPNGWGEAAPLTGLLYCADCGGKMYVHRTNNGKRVSQYTCSNYTKVPCGTLCPTQHRINESAVLTLVSDTLRAIAEYSKNDRTEFIHTVQETQVAQQSADIAKKRRRLAAAQKRSGELEKLICKIYEDNTLGKLPDARYRALDAQYAKEQDALEIEITELEKAVTGYEQSQKSAEKFIALIDKYENFDTLTNTMLNEFVEKILVHERARKGSQDTTQEIEIYFNFLGRYIPPSLQPVPLTPEEQEELRKKEERKDRLHQNYLKRKASGAQKRYENKIKAKKKAEMDAKKALIRAEDMKKGVFSTVGQLPKEEPRKGGIAASAAV; via the coding sequence ATGAGAAATGAAAAAATCACCCCACTGTACGAGCGCCTGAGCCGGGACGATGAGTTACAGGGCGAGAGCAATTCCATATCCAACCAAAAACAGATGTTAGAGGATTTTGCCCGCCGGAATGGACTGCCAAACCCTACGCACTTTACCGATGACGGTATCTCAGGCACCCGTTTTGACCGCCCTGGATTTTTGGCGATGATGGAGGAAGTGGAGGCAGGGCGTGTAGAGGCAATCGTCATCAAGGACATGAGCCGGTTGGGGCGCGACTATCTGAAGGTCGGTCAGGTCATGGAGGTTTTGCGGCAGCGTGGAGTTCGGCTGATCGCCATCAACGACGGTGTGGACAGTCTGAAAGGCGATGACGATTTTACCCCGTTCCGCAACATTATGAATGAATTTTACGCCCGTGATACCAGCCGGAAAATCCGCTCTGTGTTTAAGTCAAAAGGCATGAGTGGCAAGCACCTGACCGGCACGGTGATTTACGGCTACTTATGGGACGAAAAACGGGAGCATTGGCTGGTAGATGGGGAAGCTGCCGAAGTGGTACGCCGTATCTTCTCCCTCACGCTGGAGGGATATGGGCCTTACCAGATCGCCTGCAAATTATCCGCAGACCGAATTGAAATTCCTGTCGTACACCTTGCCCGCTTCAACGAGGGTGTGAACCGTTCAAAGCCGGTCAAAGACCCCTATGGATGGGGATCATCTACCATCGTGAACATTTTGAAAAAACGAGAGTATTTAGGGCATACCATCAATTTCAAGACCCGCAAGCACTTTAAGGACAAGAAAAGCCACTATGTTTCTGAGGACGAATGGACGATCTTTGAGAATACCCATGAAGCCATTATCGACCAGCAGACCTTTGATTTGGCGCAGAAAATCCGCAGCAATGTACGGCGTTATCCAAACGGCTGGGGCGAAGCGGCTCCCCTCACAGGCTTGCTCTATTGTGCCGATTGCGGCGGCAAGATGTATGTCCACCGCACCAACAATGGCAAGCGGGTTTCTCAATATACCTGTTCCAATTATACCAAAGTTCCGTGTGGGACACTATGCCCTACACAACACCGTATCAATGAGAGTGCCGTTCTGACATTGGTTTCCGACACGCTCCGGGCTATTGCTGAATATTCCAAAAATGATCGGACGGAATTTATTCACACTGTTCAGGAGACGCAGGTTGCCCAACAGAGTGCCGATATAGCGAAAAAGCGCAGGCGTCTGGCCGCTGCTCAAAAGAGATCCGGAGAACTGGAAAAACTGATTTGCAAAATCTATGAGGACAACACCCTCGGCAAGCTGCCGGATGCACGATATAGGGCACTTGATGCACAGTATGCCAAAGAGCAGGACGCACTTGAGATTGAAATTACAGAGCTGGAAAAGGCTGTTACCGGCTACGAGCAAAGCCAGAAATCAGCGGAGAAATTTATAGCCCTGATTGATAAGTACGAGAATTTTGACACGCTGACAAACACCATGCTCAACGAGTTTGTAGAGAAAATCCTTGTCCACGAACGCGCCAGAAAAGGCAGTCAGGACACCACGCAGGAAATTGAAATCTACTTCAATTTTTTAGGACGCTATATCCCACCATCCTTACAGCCGGTTCCTTTAACACCGGAGGAACAGGAAGAATTGCGAAAAAAAGAAGAACGCAAGGACAGGCTCCATCAGAACTATTTGAAACGAAAAGCCAGCGGCGCACAGAAACGGTATGAGAACAAAATCAAGGCGAAGAAAAAAGCGGAAATGGACGCTAAGAAAGCCCTGATTCGGGCTGAGGATATGAAAAAAGGTGTTTTTTCTACTGTCGGGCAGCTACCAAAAGAAGAACCGCGCAAAGGCGGCATAGCAGCCAGCGCAGCAGTCTAA
- a CDS encoding TnpV protein, with the protein MSKLTYIRCGDYDIPNLKLSEQPETSIGKYGRMRKSYLKEHHPILYNQLLMSEKLYPHLIEIDRTARERMDAMLPHMMEVAGVTEELKACDPMRWVGLMNTLTAQIEEILIRELICR; encoded by the coding sequence ATGAGTAAGTTGACTTACATTCGTTGTGGAGATTATGATATACCCAACCTAAAACTTTCTGAACAGCCGGAAACTTCTATTGGCAAGTACGGCAGGATGCGAAAATCCTACCTGAAGGAACATCACCCCATTCTCTACAACCAACTACTGATGAGCGAGAAGCTGTATCCGCACCTGATAGAGATTGACCGGACAGCGCGGGAGCGTATGGACGCCATGTTACCTCACATGATGGAGGTTGCGGGTGTCACTGAGGAACTGAAAGCCTGTGATCCTATGCGTTGGGTGGGGCTGATGAACACATTAACGGCACAGATTGAGGAAATTTTAATCAGGGAACTGATTTGCAGATGA